CGAAGCGGGCCGGTTGCGTCGTGCTCTTCAAGGGGCCGGACACGGTGATCGCCGCGCCGGACGGGATGTGTAGTGTCAATTCCGCAAACTATGATCGTGCCGCGCCGTGGCTCGCCACCGCCGGGGCGGGCGACGTGCTGGCGGGGTTCATCGCGGGATTGCTCGCACGCGGGTTTGCCCCGATGCAGGCCGCTGAAAGCGCCGCCTGGCTGCACGTGGAATGCGCGCGGTCCTTTGGGCCGGGTCTCGTAGCCGAGGATCTGCCCGAGGAACTTCCGAAGGTGTTCCGCGCTTTGGGAGTCCAGGGCGGGGCGTCTTGCTCTCGGCGGTGATCGGAGCGGTCTGAGGGAGGCGTGGTCGAGGCCCTGTCATGCGGGAACCCGGTGCGCTCATGGGCGAGCGGATGCGGGCCGCCCGGCCCCGTCGCGAGAGAAGACTCCGCTTGCGCCCCGGCAGCCCCAGCCATAGAAGGGCCCCTGATTTTGACCGCCGCGGACGCCTCCGCGGCCCGAATGCAATGGACAAGGACGAACGATGCAGGTCACCGAAACCCAGAACGACGGGCTGAAGCGCAGCTATGAGATGGTGCTCACGGCCAAGGAACTTGACGACAAGGTCACCGAGAAGCTGAAAGAAGCCCAGCCCGAGATCGAGATGAAGGGCTTTCGCAAGGGCAAGGTACCCCTGCCGCTTCTGAAGAAGCAATTCGGTCAGCGTGTTTTGGGCGAGGCCATGCAGGAAGCCGTCGACGGCGCGATGACGAAGCATTTCGAGGAAAGCGGCGACCGCCCCGCCGCCGAGCCCGCCGTCAAGATGACGAACGAGGACTGGAAAGAGGGCGACGATGTTCATGTCGAGATGTCCTACGAGAAGCTGCCCGACATTCCCGAGCCGGATCTCAAGTCGCTCAAGCTCGAACGGATGGTGGTGAAGGCCTCCGACAAGGACGTGGACGAAGCGCTTGAAAACCTGGCCGAGACCGCGCAGGACTTCGAGGATCGCAAGAAGGGCTCCAAGGCGAAGGATGGCGACCAGGTCGTGATCGACTTCGTGGGCTCGGTCGACGGCGAGGAATTCGAAGGCGGCGCCGCCGAGGACTATCCCCTGACGCTTGGCTCGCAGAGCTTCATCCCCGGCTTCGAGGAACAGCTTGTCGGCGTGAAGGAAGGCGAGGAGAAGGACGTCGTCGTTTCGTTCCCCGAGGACTACCAGGCCGAGCACCTGGCCGGCAAGGAAGCGACCTTCAAGTGCACCGTCAAGGCCGTGAAGGCGCCGAAAGCCGCCGAGATCAACGACGACCTCGCGCAGAAGTTCGGCGCCGAGTCGCTTGATGACCTGAAGCGTCAGGTGCGTGAACGGCTCGAGGCCGAGTATGTGGGTGCGGCCCGCGCGGTGGTGAAGCGCAGCCTTCTCGACCAGATGGACGAGATGGTGAGCTTCGAGCTGCCGCCCTCGATGGTCGAGGCGGAGGCCAAGCAGATCGCGCATCAGCTCTGGCACGAGGACAACCCCGATGTGAAGGGTCATGACCACGGCGAGATCGAGGTCAAGGACGAACACCAGAAACTCGCCGAGCGCCGCGTGCGCCTCGGGCTTCTCCTGGCAGAGATCGGGCGCCGCGCCGAGATCCAGGTCTCGGATTCCGAGATGACGCAGGCGATCATGAACGAGGCGCGCCAGTATCCCGGCCAGGAGCGCCAGTTCTTCGAGTTCGTGCAGCAGAACCCGCAGATGCAACAGCAGATGCGCGCGCCGATCTTCGAGGAGAAGGTGGTGGATTACGTGCTGGAACGCGCGGAAGTGACCGACAAGGAGGTGTCGAAGGACGAGCTCCAGAAGGCGGTCGAGGAACTCGAGGACGAGTGAGCGCGCCCAAGGTGACGCGGAAGGCCCCGGATCCGGCGATCCGGGGCTTTTTTCATGCGAGGGCGCTGCCCTCGCGCTCCCGGGATATTTCGGGCAAGAAGAAGGGGCGCGTCAGTAGCGATCCCGGAGGTCGCGCGGATCGGCGCCGGCGAGATAGCACAGCAGCAGCGACAGGTTGCGCGCGCCGCGCCGGAGCCAGCCTTCGCGCCGGTATCGTTCGGCCGAGGTCGTCGCGGTGGCATCGAGCGGGCGCAGGCGGCGACCGAGTTTGCGGGCGAGCGCCACGTCCTCCATCAGCGGGATATCCTCGTAGCCGCCCGCCACGTCATAGTCGCGGCGCGAGATGAGAAGGCCCTGGTCGCCGTAGGGCAGACGGAAAAGACGCGCCCGGAGGTTGGCCCAGCCAGCCACGAGCCGAGCGGCAGGCGATGCCTCGTCGAAGCGTAGCCGGAACCAGCCAGGGCGCCCGTCACCGAGGCGCGCTTTCACCGCCTCGCTCCAGCCCGGCGACAGCCGCGTGTCCGCGTGGAGAAACAGCAGCCAGTCGCCCGAAGCGGACGCCGCGCCGCGCCGCATCTGCCCCCCGCGCGAGGCCGGGCCGGTGACGAGGATCGCGCCGGTCGTCCCGGCAATGTCGCGCGTGGCATCGCCCGAGCCGCCATCCGAGATGACCAGTTCCCGCACGAGACCCGCTTCGACCCCTTCCGAGAGCGCCGCGAGGCAGCCGGGCAAGGCATCGCCCGCGTCGAGCGTGGGTATCACCACCGAAATCCCTGCCTGCATCCTGCCGCCCCCCTGTTGCGCCCGACAGGGCGATCTATATCTAGAAGGCGAACCGAAGGGGAGGGAACATGACGCGGCGCATCATCGAGATCACCGGCTCGGAGGCCACGGATTTCCTGCAAGGTCTTGTCACCAATGACGTCTCGAAGGTGAAGGATGGCCTTGTCTATGCCGCGTTGCTGACGCCGCAGGGCAAATACGTGGCGGATTTCTTCCTCGTGCCCGCAGAGGGCGCGATCCGGATCGACGTGGACGAGGCGCTGGGCCACATGCTGATGCAGCGGCTTTCGATGTACAAGCTGCGCGCCGACGTGCAGCTTGCAGAGCTGCCTGTCAAGGTCAGGCGGGGCACCGGCACGCCGCCGGAGGGAGCCTTTGCCGATCCGCGCCACGAGGCGCTGGGCTGGCGGCTCTACGGCGAGGAGGGCGGCGATGACGGCACCCGGTGGGACAGCATCCGCGTGGCCCATTGCATCCCGGAGACCGGGATCGAACTGACCCCCGACACCTATATCCTCGAGGCCGGGTTCGAGCGGCTGAACGGCGTGGATTTCCGCAAGGGGTGTTTCGTCGGGCAGGAGGTGGTGGCTCGGATGAAGCACAAGACGGAGCTTCGCAAGGGCCTTGCCACCGTCGAGATCGAGGGCGAGGCGCCGGTGGGCACGGCGATCACGGCGGGGGACAAGCCGACAGGAACGCTTTACACGCAGGCCGGAAGCCAGGCGATCGCCTATCTCCGCTTCGACCGCGCCAAGGGGGACATGACGGCGGGGGACGCGACGCTGCGCCTGGCGGAGTGAGCGCCCGGATTAGGCGCGCTCGGCATACTCCATCGTCTCGGTGTTGACGACGACATCCTCGTCCTGGCCGACGAAGGGCGGCACCATGATCTTGACCCCGTTCTCGAGCGTCGCGGGCTTGAAGCTGTTGGCGGCCGTCTGTCCCTTGACCACGGGCTCGGTCTCGGCGATGCGGCAGACGACCTTCTGCGGCAGCGTCGCGTTCAGCGCCTCGCTTTCGTAGAATTCCACGGTGATGGTCATGCCGTCCTGCAGGAATGGACGCCGTTCGCCGAGGATGTCGGCGGGAAGCTCGATCTGCTCGTAGGTCTCGGAATCCATGAAGACGAGCATGCCGTCGCTTTCATAAAGGAACTGCTGGTCCTTCTGCTCGAGCCGGACGCGCTCGACCTTGTCGGCGCTGCGGAAGCGCTCGTTCAGTTTCGAGCCGTTGCGGAGGTTGCGCAGCTCGACCTGGGCGAAGGCGCCACCCTTGCCGGGCTTCACGTGGTCGACCTTCACGGCGGACCACAGGCCCCCGTCATGGTCGAGGACGTTGCCGGGTCGAATTTCATTTCCGTTGATCTTGGGCATTGTGGCGAAACCTTGGCGAAAACTTGATCGGAGACTGGCGAGGTCTATATCTTGCAGACGGCATGGGGGCAAGTAGACGACATATCGTGCTGCACGTGCAGCAGACATGCGCCAAGCGCATAATAGCTATGCGTTTGCGGCCTATCCGAATCGGTCGAACTTCGTCATAACCATCGCCAAGCCCGAAAACACAAGAGCAATAAAAACAAGGACGGATCATGAAGG
This window of the Roseovarius sp. SCSIO 43702 genome carries:
- a CDS encoding folate-binding protein YgfZ; amino-acid sequence: MTRRIIEITGSEATDFLQGLVTNDVSKVKDGLVYAALLTPQGKYVADFFLVPAEGAIRIDVDEALGHMLMQRLSMYKLRADVQLAELPVKVRRGTGTPPEGAFADPRHEALGWRLYGEEGGDDGTRWDSIRVAHCIPETGIELTPDTYILEAGFERLNGVDFRKGCFVGQEVVARMKHKTELRKGLATVEIEGEAPVGTAITAGDKPTGTLYTQAGSQAIAYLRFDRAKGDMTAGDATLRLAE
- the efp gene encoding elongation factor P, with product MPKINGNEIRPGNVLDHDGGLWSAVKVDHVKPGKGGAFAQVELRNLRNGSKLNERFRSADKVERVRLEQKDQQFLYESDGMLVFMDSETYEQIELPADILGERRPFLQDGMTITVEFYESEALNATLPQKVVCRIAETEPVVKGQTAANSFKPATLENGVKIMVPPFVGQDEDVVVNTETMEYAERA
- the tig gene encoding trigger factor, which produces MQVTETQNDGLKRSYEMVLTAKELDDKVTEKLKEAQPEIEMKGFRKGKVPLPLLKKQFGQRVLGEAMQEAVDGAMTKHFEESGDRPAAEPAVKMTNEDWKEGDDVHVEMSYEKLPDIPEPDLKSLKLERMVVKASDKDVDEALENLAETAQDFEDRKKGSKAKDGDQVVIDFVGSVDGEEFEGGAAEDYPLTLGSQSFIPGFEEQLVGVKEGEEKDVVVSFPEDYQAEHLAGKEATFKCTVKAVKAPKAAEINDDLAQKFGAESLDDLKRQVRERLEAEYVGAARAVVKRSLLDQMDEMVSFELPPSMVEAEAKQIAHQLWHEDNPDVKGHDHGEIEVKDEHQKLAERRVRLGLLLAEIGRRAEIQVSDSEMTQAIMNEARQYPGQERQFFEFVQQNPQMQQQMRAPIFEEKVVDYVLERAEVTDKEVSKDELQKAVEELEDE
- a CDS encoding TIGR04283 family arsenosugar biosynthesis glycosyltransferase, which produces MQAGISVVIPTLDAGDALPGCLAALSEGVEAGLVRELVISDGGSGDATRDIAGTTGAILVTGPASRGGQMRRGAASASGDWLLFLHADTRLSPGWSEAVKARLGDGRPGWFRLRFDEASPAARLVAGWANLRARLFRLPYGDQGLLISRRDYDVAGGYEDIPLMEDVALARKLGRRLRPLDATATTSAERYRREGWLRRGARNLSLLLCYLAGADPRDLRDRY